DNA from Gramella sp. MAR_2010_147:
CTGAAAAAGTAGCATAAAAGGCCGATGTAGCTCAGCTGGCTAGAGCAGCTGATTTGTAATCAGCAGGTCGTGGGTTCGAGTCCCTCCATCGGCTCTTGAAATACTGAAATCACCGAAGTTTCAGAGATAATTTGAAATTTAAGTCCTTAAGGATTAATAAATTGAAAAAAATCTTCTGAAATTTTAAAAAATGCTTTGGATGGTGCTTCAAATTTACTTTAATTTGCAGCCGTTTTAAAACCATCAGAAGCTTAGCTGTTTCAGCTACGGTTCTATGAAATAGTGGTAAAATTGGGGAGATACTCAAGCGGCCAACGAGGGCAGACTGTAAATCTGCTGACTACGTCTTCGCAGGTTCGAATCCTGCTCTCCCCACAAAGATTTTATGAAAATTGCGAAGAAAACTCATTTTCTAAAGCGATTGAATAAAAAGCTTAGTAAGGGGTCACCCTTACGGATCATCAAATTTATTTGATAATCCTTAAATATATGTAATGCGGGAGTAGCTCAGTTGGTAGAGCGTCAGCCTTCCAAGCTGAATGTCGCCGGTTCGAACCCGGTCTCCCGCTCTAAATTAAATTGAATCAAGATGTCCCCCGGTACAGGGTAGTTTGAAATTCAGGTTTTGTAGCCTTTAATTTTGAATCTATTCTTTTAAAACCAAATTATGGGTTGTGTCGGCAATGTTACCTCAGTCTTGATCGTGTCCATAAGCCCTAGTAGGTTTATGGTTATTGCTGTTTGAAACAGTCAATTGTCTGGCCGACGTAGCTCAGGGGTAGAGCGTTTCCTTGGTAAGGAAGAGGTCATGGGTTCAATTCCCATCGTTGGCTCTAGTTTTGTATAAAATTGAACACTAATATATAACTAAGATTAAATAAGTATTAATTATGGCAAAGGAAACTTACGATCGTTCCAAACCGCACCTAAATATTGGTACAATTGGACACGTAGATCACGGAAAAACTACTTTAACTGCAGCGATTACTAAAGTGATGGCTGATGCTGGATATTCAGAAGCTAGTGCGTTTGATCAAATTGATAACGCTCCAGAAGAGAAGGAAAGAGGTATTACTATTAACTCTTCTCACGTTGAGTACTCAACTGAGAAGCGTCACTATGCGCACGTTGACTGTCCAGGTCACGCCGATTACGTAAAGAACATGGTAACTGGTGCTGCTCAGATGGACGGTGCTATTCTTGTTGTTGCTGCGACTGATGGTCCTATGCCACAAACTCGTGAGCACATCCTTCTTGGACGCCAGGTTGGTATCCCAAGAATTGTTGTATTCTTGAATAAAGTTGACCTTGTTGATGATGAGGAGCTTTTAGAGCTTGTTGAGATGGAAGTAAGAGATCTTCTTTCTTTCTACGAGTATGATGGTGATAATGGTCCTGTAATTTCAGGTTCTGCACTTGGAGCTTTAGAAGGTGATGAGAAATGGTCTAAGACTGTTCTTGATCTTATGGAAGCTGTAGATACTTGGATTGAACTTCCTCAGCGTGATGTTGATAAAGCATTCTTAATGCCTATCGAAGATGTATTCTCTATTACAGGTCGTGGTACTGTTGCAACTGGTCGTATTGAGACTGGTGTAGCTAACACTGGAGATCCTGTAGAGATCATTGGTATGGGAGCTGGAAAACTTACTTCTACTATTACTGGAGTTGAGATGTTCCGTAAGATTCTTGA
Protein-coding regions in this window:
- the tuf gene encoding elongation factor Tu → MAKETYDRSKPHLNIGTIGHVDHGKTTLTAAITKVMADAGYSEASAFDQIDNAPEEKERGITINSSHVEYSTEKRHYAHVDCPGHADYVKNMVTGAAQMDGAILVVAATDGPMPQTREHILLGRQVGIPRIVVFLNKVDLVDDEELLELVEMEVRDLLSFYEYDGDNGPVISGSALGALEGDEKWSKTVLDLMEAVDTWIELPQRDVDKAFLMPIEDVFSITGRGTVATGRIETGVANTGDPVEIIGMGAGKLTSTITGVEMFRKILDRGEAGDNVGILLRGIEKTQISRGMVITKPGSVTPHAKFKAEVYILKKEEGGRHTPFHNNYRPQFYVRTTDVTGTINLPDGVEMVMPGDNLTITVELIQPIAMNQGLRFAIREGGRTVGAGQVTEILD